The genome window AAATCGGAATATTCGGAACAGGCCGTACAGACGGACCTGGGTACCTACGTGTGCTTTACGGTCCGGGGGGACGAGCCCTCAGCGGAAGGATCAATCACAGTTGCCGATCCCAGGCCTACCGCGAAGCGGTTTAGTTCAATACATAGGGGATAGATTACCTATTGTACGATGGTAGTCGATCTCCAAAACAAATTCGTCGTCAGTAAAAGCGCCCCGCATGGCACAGGAATGCGGGGCGTTCTGTTTTTACACATCCCCAATAGAAAGGAGCCTTGCTTGGAATACATGGTTTTAACGTTCGTCTCTGTCGCCCTGTTGCTGACTGTCGTCTCATTCATCAAGGAACGGCGGTTGCGGCTGGCGCTGCAGGGAATTCTCAGACACCTGATTCAACGCTGGAGGGCACATGGAAAAACCGACTCTACCCATCACACTAACATTGATCCTGCTGACCGGAGCCGGCTGTAGTTCCGACGAAAACAGCCGTGTGGCCGAACTGGCCACACGGCAGCTGGAGCGCCAGGCTGAGCAGAACCAACGGATGACGGAACTCCAGCAGGAAGTTGCCTCCGGTTCACGGGAACTGGTGGAAGCAGACGCCAGATCCCGGCAGGAGATGGTCTCGCTGCAGCGCGAGATTCAGACCGAGCGAAACGAGATCGGATACCAGCGGGACCAGCTGGAGGCAGAACGCCGTGAAATTGCTGACAGCAGAAATCGTGACCCGATCATTGCGGCGGCGATCTCCAGGGTGACCATGGTGGTCATTAGCCTGCTGCCCCTGTTGATCTGCTGGTTGCTGCTCAGGCAGAAAATCGAACCCGCTAACGATCAGCAAATGACAGAGCTGCTGCTAGATGACCTGGTCTCAGCAGAACCGTGGCTGATGCCACCTGCAAATACAAATCCGGACAAACCACGGCTGACGGATTTCCCGCAGCCCCCCGATCCTGAAAATCCCACAGAAAGGAGCACATGAAATGTCACATATTGTCACCATCCAAACGGAAGTCCGCGACGCGGAAGCACTGGGCCTAGCCTGCCGTCGACTCGAGCTGGGAGAACCCATTCAAGAGACTGTCCCGCTGTTTAGCGGGGAAGCCACTGGCTACGCGGTCCGTCTCCCTGACTGGCGGTATCCTGTCGTCTTTGACGTCGAACAGGGCCGGGTCCGCTACGACAACTTTGAAGGCCGCTGGGGTGAGCCGTCTCACCTCAATCGGCTGCTTCAATCCTACGGCGTGGAAAAATGCCGCTTGGAAGCGCGCCGCAAGGGACATTCCGTCCTAGAAAACCAGCTCAGCGACGGTTCCATCAAACTCACCATTCAGATCGGAGAGGGCCAGTGAAAACCATTGAAATCATCATTTCTACCGACGGTCAGTCCCGGATCGAAACCCGCGGCTTCACCGGTTCCCGCTGCCGGGACGCCAGCCG of Gimesia sp. contains these proteins:
- a CDS encoding DUF1257 domain-containing protein, which encodes MSHIVTIQTEVRDAEALGLACRRLELGEPIQETVPLFSGEATGYAVRLPDWRYPVVFDVEQGRVRYDNFEGRWGEPSHLNRLLQSYGVEKCRLEARRKGHSVLENQLSDGSIKLTIQIGEGQ